In bacterium, one genomic interval encodes:
- a CDS encoding 1-deoxy-D-xylulose-5-phosphate reductoisomerase produces the protein MKPRKLSLLGSTGSIGRSCLDVIKAHPGQFQIKALVAYSNVELLVEQYRQFRPEYLCLVDESKSKQLAAAVAGEPVRILIGADAVVSLAGLPDVDLVVNAIVGAAGLRASLEAVTHHIPLALANKESLVAGGPIFRPLIESGQARILPIDSEHSAIWQSLLAGKREEVRNLILTASGGPFRELPIEQFKGITVEQALCHPTWNMGPKITIDSATMLNKGLEIIEAVTLFGVSASKIKVVIHPQSVVHSMVEFVDSSVIAQLSRPDMRLPISYALFWPDRVNSEFGRLDWSQVMNLTFDRPDFERFPLLRLAYEVAGTGSTHPAVYNAANEIAVEAFLNRAIGFTDIYEVVSATVATLAPIADPTIADILAADSEARTIARKSLETVRC, from the coding sequence ATGAAACCCCGCAAATTATCCCTTCTTGGTTCAACTGGCTCGATCGGGAGATCCTGCCTGGATGTCATCAAGGCGCACCCCGGCCAGTTCCAGATCAAGGCGCTGGTCGCATATAGCAATGTCGAATTGCTTGTCGAGCAGTACCGACAGTTCCGCCCGGAGTATCTTTGTCTTGTCGATGAATCGAAATCGAAGCAACTGGCCGCGGCAGTGGCCGGCGAACCGGTGCGGATCTTGATCGGTGCCGATGCCGTTGTCAGCCTGGCTGGCTTGCCCGATGTTGACTTAGTGGTTAATGCGATAGTTGGCGCCGCCGGATTGCGGGCATCGCTTGAAGCGGTCACGCACCATATACCGCTGGCGCTGGCCAACAAGGAATCGTTGGTCGCAGGTGGTCCGATCTTCCGCCCGTTAATCGAATCCGGCCAGGCGCGAATCCTGCCGATTGACTCCGAACATTCCGCAATCTGGCAATCGTTGCTCGCAGGGAAGCGGGAGGAAGTGCGCAACCTGATATTGACTGCCTCCGGCGGGCCATTTCGCGAATTGCCCATCGAGCAGTTTAAGGGGATCACGGTCGAGCAAGCGCTCTGTCATCCGACTTGGAATATGGGGCCAAAGATCACTATCGACTCTGCTACCATGCTCAACAAGGGGCTGGAGATAATCGAGGCGGTCACGCTTTTCGGCGTTTCGGCGTCCAAAATTAAAGTTGTTATTCACCCGCAGTCGGTGGTTCATTCAATGGTCGAGTTTGTAGATTCATCGGTCATCGCGCAGTTATCTCGGCCCGATATGCGCCTGCCAATCAGTTACGCACTGTTCTGGCCCGACCGGGTGAATTCGGAGTTTGGTCGTCTGGATTGGTCCCAGGTGATGAATCTGACCTTTGACAGGCCAGATTTTGAACGATTTCCATTATTGCGGCTGGCTTATGAAGTTGCCGGAACCGGATCGACCCATCCTGCCGTATATAATGCAGCCAACGAAATAGCCGTTGAGGCGTTTCTGAATAGAGCTATCGGTTTTACCGACATATATGAGGTAGTCTCGGCCACGGTCGCTACTCTGGCCCCGATTGCCGACCCAACGATCGCTGACATCCTGGCCGCCGATTCCGAGGCCAGGACCATAGCGCGAAAATCTCTGGAGACCGTTCGATGCTGA
- the ndk gene encoding nucleoside-diphosphate kinase → MVKPDATDRNLIGHVINRLEKARFKLVALRMLRLTEADARRFYAVHEGKPFLNDLVAFMTSGLVVPMVLEKENAVDDTRALIGATNPEKAACGTLRWEIGLNIEKNSVHASDSDDNAKVEIAFFFPDLK, encoded by the coding sequence ATGGTTAAGCCGGACGCGACCGATAGAAACCTGATCGGTCATGTGATCAATCGTCTGGAAAAAGCCCGCTTCAAACTGGTGGCGCTGCGGATGCTTCGTCTGACCGAGGCTGATGCCCGCCGCTTTTATGCCGTGCATGAAGGGAAGCCATTCCTTAATGACCTGGTGGCCTTCATGACTTCCGGGCTGGTTGTTCCGATGGTACTCGAAAAAGAGAACGCGGTGGATGATACGCGCGCTCTGATCGGCGCCACCAATCCTGAAAAGGCTGCCTGCGGGACACTTCGCTGGGAGATCGGTTTAAACATCGAAAAGAACTCCGTGCATGCCTCGGATTCGGATGACAATGCGAAAGTTGAGATCGCCTTCTTTTTCCCGGATCTGAAGTAG
- a CDS encoding peptidylprolyl isomerase codes for MAKTETPIRNEANQFVTLETTMGNMTLELYRDVAPAHADSFASLTKKGFYNNVKFHRIIDGFMIQGGDPTGTGTGNAGYTLKAEFSDLPHVDGTLSMARSSDPNSASCQFFICLGRAAGLDKGYTVFGHLVNGSKVLHALGKVPVGPQPMGGEKSRPLQDVKIIKAYLSDAEGKPLAEKKEEPKEEKK; via the coding sequence ATGGCCAAAACCGAGACCCCGATCCGCAATGAAGCGAATCAGTTCGTCACCCTTGAAACCACCATGGGGAACATGACCCTTGAACTTTACCGCGATGTAGCGCCGGCTCACGCCGACTCGTTTGCTTCGCTGACCAAGAAGGGTTTTTACAACAACGTGAAGTTTCATCGTATCATCGATGGTTTCATGATCCAGGGGGGCGACCCGACTGGTACCGGTACAGGCAACGCCGGCTATACCCTGAAAGCAGAATTCAGCGATCTTCCGCATGTGGATGGAACCCTCTCCATGGCCAGATCATCCGACCCCAATTCTGCCTCATGTCAGTTCTTCATCTGTCTAGGACGTGCGGCCGGTCTCGATAAGGGATACACCGTCTTTGGCCATCTGGTCAACGGGTCCAAGGTTCTGCATGCGCTCGGCAAAGTGCCGGTCGGCCCGCAACCGATGGGTGGCGAAAAATCCCGTCCGCTCCAGGATGTAAAGATCATCAAGGCCTATCTCTCGGATGCTGAGGGGAAACCGTTGGCCGAGAAAAAGGAAGAGCCGAAAGAAGAAAAGAAGTAG
- the rseP gene encoding RIP metalloprotease RseP, translating to MLTILSFVFVLGILIFIHELGHFLVAKRVGIKVEKFSLGFPPNIFAKKWGDTTYCIGIIPLGGYVKMIGENPDDETTGSSEEFMSKTIGQRAAVIFAGPFMNYLLAIVIMIGIYLIGGKPVFDTERVLVGNVASDGPAAAAGMKEGDQIIAIDGTPVSSFDSLRLGINRRVAEPLTLAWVRGTDTITAQITTKAEPIMDEAGNIDSIGVIGFSQKVIRRESYGVFESVKSGFVMSHVIVWETVKFVKKFVTGQVSPKMIGGPLFIAKQSGKEAEKGASSLFFFMALLSVNLAVLNVLPIPILDGGHLVFLLIEKLRGEPLSVKARAIAQQVGMVFLFGLIILVTYNDIMRMFKGF from the coding sequence ATGCTGACAATTCTTTCTTTCGTTTTTGTTCTTGGTATCCTGATCTTCATCCACGAGCTGGGTCACTTCCTGGTGGCCAAGCGAGTTGGGATCAAGGTCGAGAAATTCTCACTCGGATTCCCGCCGAATATCTTTGCCAAGAAGTGGGGAGATACGACCTACTGTATTGGCATCATTCCGCTTGGCGGCTACGTGAAGATGATCGGTGAAAATCCGGATGATGAAACGACCGGATCATCCGAAGAATTCATGTCCAAGACGATCGGCCAGCGGGCGGCGGTGATCTTTGCCGGACCATTCATGAATTATCTGCTCGCGATCGTCATCATGATCGGGATCTACCTGATCGGCGGCAAGCCGGTCTTTGACACTGAACGGGTACTGGTCGGAAATGTCGCCTCAGACGGTCCTGCGGCAGCCGCCGGAATGAAAGAAGGGGACCAGATCATCGCGATCGATGGTACTCCGGTGAGTAGCTTCGACTCACTGCGGCTGGGAATCAATCGGCGTGTCGCCGAGCCGCTGACCCTCGCCTGGGTAAGAGGTACGGACACCATTACCGCGCAAATCACCACCAAGGCCGAGCCGATCATGGATGAAGCGGGAAATATCGACTCGATCGGTGTCATTGGCTTTTCACAGAAAGTGATACGCCGGGAAAGCTACGGCGTTTTCGAATCGGTGAAGTCCGGCTTTGTCATGTCCCATGTTATTGTTTGGGAGACGGTCAAATTCGTCAAGAAATTTGTCACCGGACAGGTCTCTCCGAAGATGATCGGCGGACCGCTCTTTATCGCCAAGCAGTCCGGAAAGGAAGCAGAGAAAGGGGCTTCCAGCCTCTTCTTCTTCATGGCACTGCTCTCGGTTAATCTTGCGGTCCTGAATGTCCTGCCGATCCCGATCCTTGATGGCGGCCATCTGGTCTTTTTGCTGATCGAGAAACTTCGCGGGGAACCGTTGTCGGTCAAGGCCCGGGCGATCGCCCAACAGGTGGGTATGGTCTTCCTGTTCGGCCTGATTATCCTCGTGACATACAACGACATCATGCGTATGTTCAAGGGATTCTAA
- the lepB gene encoding signal peptidase I: MTRPTHDTPRRHGRGDAVWDNVKQFFIAIVLALVIKTSVVEAYKIPTSSMEDTLLVGDFLLANKFVYGARVPMVNWRMPAISDPQRGDVVIFIWPGDMTTKYIKRCVGLPGDTILVKDKVLLVNGQPFPNPEFSKFTSREVEPRKPGGQNSRDNFGPFVVPRDNYFMMGDNRDNSSDSRFWGTVHKDLVLGEAMMVHWSWDDSEYPSPPVTLSDPLSVPRVFLFNVGHFFDKVRWSRLFSVIN; the protein is encoded by the coding sequence ATGACCCGCCCCACCCACGATACTCCCCGCCGTCACGGTCGCGGCGATGCTGTCTGGGACAACGTTAAGCAGTTCTTTATAGCTATCGTTCTGGCGCTGGTCATTAAGACCTCGGTAGTAGAGGCTTATAAGATACCTACTTCGTCTATGGAAGATACCCTTCTGGTGGGGGATTTCCTTCTGGCCAACAAATTCGTCTATGGCGCCCGCGTTCCGATGGTAAACTGGCGTATGCCGGCCATTAGCGATCCGCAGCGCGGCGATGTTGTGATCTTCATCTGGCCCGGAGACATGACCACCAAGTATATCAAGCGGTGTGTCGGGTTGCCGGGTGATACCATTCTCGTTAAGGACAAGGTACTTCTGGTCAATGGCCAGCCGTTTCCGAATCCGGAATTCTCCAAGTTCACGAGCAGGGAAGTGGAGCCCCGAAAACCGGGTGGCCAAAACTCACGTGACAACTTTGGTCCGTTCGTCGTACCTCGAGACAATTATTTCATGATGGGGGACAACCGCGACAATTCCTCCGACTCCCGCTTCTGGGGGACCGTGCATAAAGACCTGGTCCTTGGGGAGGCGATGATGGTCCATTGGTCGTGGGATGATTCCGAGTATCCATCCCCTCCGGTCACGTTAAGTGATCCCTTGTCGGTGCCGCGTGTCTTTCTGTTCAATGTAGGGCACTTCTTCGACAAGGTCCGCTGGAGCAGACTGTTTAGTGTCATCAATTAG
- the icd gene encoding isocitrate dehydrogenase (NADP(+)): MASKYKHIVVPKGSAITVKNKKMVVPNDPIIPVIEGDGIGRDIMKATRRVVDAAVQKSYGGKRQVNWMDVYAGERAIELYGEVLPKETIDAIKKYVVALKGPLTTPIGGGFRSINVTLRQVMNLYACVRPVRYFPGVGSPVVHPEKMNIVIFRENTEDVYAGIEWKKGSKDVAKVIGWLNKTMKTSIRPDSGIGIKPISATGSKRLVRKALTYAIDNNRASVTLVHKGNIMKYTEGAFRDWGYEVAKKEFGDKFITEADQFDKFGGKVPNGKIVIKDRIADSMFQQALLRPEEYDVLATPNLNGDYLSDACAAQVGGLGMAPGANIGDFIGLFEATHGSAPKYTDKDMANPGSLLLSAVLMLRYMGWGESADAIEKALEKTIGQKTVTYDLERQMTGATKVPTSGFASAIIKNL; this comes from the coding sequence ATGGCTTCGAAATACAAACATATCGTGGTGCCGAAAGGCTCAGCTATCACGGTAAAGAACAAAAAGATGGTCGTGCCGAACGACCCGATCATCCCGGTGATCGAGGGTGACGGTATCGGCCGCGACATCATGAAAGCAACCCGTCGCGTGGTCGACGCTGCTGTCCAGAAATCTTACGGCGGCAAGCGCCAGGTCAACTGGATGGACGTATATGCCGGCGAGCGGGCGATCGAGCTGTACGGCGAAGTTCTGCCGAAAGAGACGATTGACGCTATCAAGAAGTATGTCGTCGCGCTCAAGGGACCGCTCACCACGCCGATCGGCGGCGGTTTCCGCTCCATTAACGTGACCCTTCGCCAGGTGATGAACCTTTATGCCTGCGTCCGTCCGGTCCGCTATTTCCCCGGTGTCGGTTCGCCGGTGGTTCATCCGGAAAAGATGAACATCGTGATCTTCCGCGAAAATACCGAGGATGTCTACGCCGGTATCGAGTGGAAGAAAGGCTCCAAGGACGTCGCCAAGGTGATCGGTTGGTTGAACAAAACCATGAAGACATCGATCCGCCCGGATTCCGGTATCGGTATCAAGCCGATCTCGGCGACTGGCTCGAAACGCCTCGTGCGCAAAGCGCTCACCTACGCGATCGACAACAATCGCGCGTCGGTGACCCTGGTGCACAAAGGGAATATCATGAAGTACACCGAAGGCGCATTCCGTGATTGGGGCTACGAAGTCGCCAAGAAGGAATTCGGTGATAAGTTCATCACCGAGGCCGACCAGTTCGACAAATTCGGCGGCAAGGTGCCGAACGGCAAGATCGTCATCAAAGATCGTATTGCTGATTCGATGTTCCAGCAGGCACTGCTCCGTCCAGAAGAATACGACGTGCTCGCCACGCCGAACCTGAACGGTGACTATCTCTCCGATGCCTGCGCGGCGCAGGTTGGCGGACTCGGCATGGCGCCGGGCGCCAATATCGGCGATTTCATCGGTCTGTTCGAAGCGACCCACGGTTCCGCTCCCAAGTACACTGACAAAGATATGGCGAACCCCGGTTCGTTGTTGTTGTCGGCGGTGCTGATGCTCAGATATATGGGCTGGGGCGAATCAGCGGACGCGATTGAAAAGGCGCTGGAGAAGACGATCGGTCAGAAGACCGTGACGTACGATCTGGAACGCCAGATGACCGGCGCGACGAAAGTCCCGACTTCGGGCTTCGCCAGCGCGATCATCAAGAATCTGTAG
- a CDS encoding 2-oxoacid:acceptor oxidoreductase family protein: MAKLLDKIEIPQDRFEVRLSGSGGQGMILAAVILGEAIGGGDGRNVVQTQSYGPEARGGASKSDVVISSNEIFYPKAMKLDMLLAMTQEAMDKYYEDLKEGGTLVVDTTLVTHVPTENYYGLPFTRLAREEAGHVMVANVIALAAIGELTGCVSRAALTEAVLSRAPKGTEDKNRKAIEIGFREAAKLKK; this comes from the coding sequence ATGGCCAAACTGCTTGATAAGATCGAGATTCCGCAGGACCGCTTTGAGGTCCGTCTCTCCGGTTCTGGTGGACAGGGGATGATCCTCGCGGCCGTGATCCTCGGCGAAGCGATCGGCGGCGGTGACGGACGAAATGTCGTCCAGACCCAGTCGTATGGTCCGGAAGCCCGCGGCGGTGCCTCCAAGTCCGATGTCGTCATTTCATCGAATGAGATATTCTATCCCAAGGCGATGAAGCTCGACATGCTCCTCGCGATGACGCAGGAGGCAATGGACAAGTACTACGAAGATCTGAAGGAAGGTGGCACACTGGTCGTCGATACGACACTGGTGACGCACGTTCCGACTGAGAATTATTATGGTCTGCCGTTCACTCGCCTGGCTCGCGAAGAGGCCGGACATGTGATGGTGGCCAACGTGATCGCCCTGGCCGCGATCGGTGAACTGACCGGGTGCGTTTCCCGGGCGGCCCTGACCGAAGCGGTGTTGTCTCGCGCTCCGAAAGGAACCGAAGACAAAAATCGCAAAGCGATCGAGATCGGCTTCCGTGAAGCCGCGAAGTTGAAGAAATAA
- a CDS encoding DUF2088 domain-containing protein, with product MTWIMEIQLAYGGSHLQVTLPKSVTVDSFAPAYVKSPVGYSEFVAECDRSGAEQFLSASSLLFVVNDGFRHTPTEQVLGWIEQRHPGVVDHAHFLIATGTHKPPTEDHYRTIFGRFLERVRPRLHFHVATDRASMVQVGVDSFDQSVLVNKLALDFERIVVIGSVEPHYFAGYTGGRKGIFPGLCDIATTERNHNMANSLEAAPLKLEGNPVAEHLQSLLPMVSNLKILSIQLVADVSHRIGAVCIGELEKSFTRAVEIAEKMYAHRITEPYDAVLCEVLPPIDNNLYQVQKAVENCHAAVVDGGLLLNIAACREGIGSDFFFNEAARWDSANNRPGDGVYRFGSHKLTRMVLHQRRIRVCLKSELPDSVVSTVYYHPIDDIAEYLGGKLNGNSRVAVVHDAAHTVLSTNDTIQSTASTREKVI from the coding sequence TTGACGTGGATCATGGAGATTCAGTTGGCATATGGAGGGTCGCATCTGCAAGTCACACTGCCTAAGTCTGTGACGGTGGATAGTTTTGCCCCGGCGTATGTCAAGTCCCCGGTCGGTTACTCAGAATTTGTTGCTGAATGTGATAGAAGCGGAGCGGAGCAATTCCTCTCCGCTTCTTCGTTGTTGTTCGTTGTCAATGATGGCTTCCGCCATACCCCCACCGAACAAGTTCTGGGTTGGATAGAGCAGCGGCATCCGGGTGTGGTCGATCACGCCCATTTCCTGATCGCCACCGGCACGCACAAACCACCGACCGAAGATCACTACCGAACCATCTTTGGACGCTTCCTCGAACGTGTCCGCCCCCGGCTCCATTTCCATGTCGCAACGGACAGAGCTTCAATGGTGCAGGTAGGTGTTGACTCGTTTGATCAATCGGTCTTGGTGAACAAGCTGGCTCTTGATTTTGAGAGAATTGTGGTGATCGGATCAGTCGAGCCGCATTACTTTGCAGGATATACAGGCGGGCGGAAGGGGATATTCCCCGGTTTGTGCGATATTGCGACCACCGAACGAAACCACAACATGGCGAATTCACTCGAAGCAGCTCCGTTGAAACTGGAAGGCAATCCGGTGGCGGAACACCTTCAGTCGCTGCTTCCGATGGTCAGCAACCTCAAGATCCTATCGATTCAACTTGTGGCGGATGTTTCACACCGTATCGGCGCTGTTTGTATTGGTGAGCTTGAGAAGAGTTTCACGAGAGCGGTCGAGATCGCGGAGAAGATGTACGCCCACCGAATCACCGAGCCATATGACGCTGTGTTGTGCGAGGTACTTCCGCCGATCGATAACAACCTGTACCAGGTTCAGAAGGCGGTCGAGAATTGCCATGCGGCTGTGGTTGATGGCGGCTTGCTGCTCAATATTGCCGCCTGCAGAGAGGGGATCGGCTCCGATTTCTTCTTTAATGAAGCGGCTCGCTGGGACTCAGCAAACAATCGTCCCGGTGACGGCGTCTACCGCTTCGGCTCACACAAGCTGACTCGGATGGTACTACACCAGCGTCGCATTCGCGTTTGTCTCAAGTCGGAGCTGCCGGATTCGGTCGTCAGTACAGTGTATTATCATCCAATTGATGATATAGCCGAATATCTTGGCGGCAAACTTAATGGAAATTCCCGTGTGGCGGTCGTCCATGACGCCGCTCACACTGTCCTGTCTACAAATGACACTATACAATCCACTGCTTCAACAAGAGAGAAGGTAATATGA
- a CDS encoding NAD(P)-binding domain-containing protein has protein sequence MAKSKIVVIGAGVMGQGLAEAIATNGHDVTLVDRTTKLAEKGIKGIGESMDREIKRWGLTKSDKKAILARITASSDLSVAEDAEIVLEAIYEDREKKRALFEKLDAICGPDTVMITNTGVLSVSEIAAATERP, from the coding sequence ATGGCGAAATCAAAAATAGTCGTAATCGGCGCCGGAGTGATGGGGCAAGGCCTCGCTGAAGCGATTGCCACCAACGGCCACGATGTTACTCTGGTTGACCGCACCACCAAACTGGCGGAAAAGGGAATCAAGGGGATCGGCGAATCGATGGATCGCGAGATCAAGCGCTGGGGACTGACCAAATCAGACAAAAAGGCCATCCTCGCACGAATCACCGCATCCAGCGACCTTTCGGTTGCTGAAGATGCCGAGATCGTGCTTGAAGCGATCTATGAAGACCGCGAGAAAAAACGCGCCCTCTTTGAAAAATTGGATGCTATCTGCGGCCCCGACACAGTCATGATAACCAATACCGGCGTGCTGTCGGTCTCTGAGATCGCCGCGGCCACCGAGCGCCCGTAA
- a CDS encoding acetate kinase encodes MKILILNCGSSSVKYQLIDTDSQIALAKGLVSRIGMSESVLTHKPWDRPEIKVSAEILDHIVAVEYVVSMLLSPNHGVIKDKNEIDAIGHRVVHGGEEFTDSVLITPDLMSTLRSLIELAPLHNPHNIRGINACLKTMPKVPQVAVFDTAFHWRMPPHAYIYGIPYVFYKRYAIRRYGFHGTSHKYVCTRAAHMLGKPQEELKLITAHLGNGASMAAVDKGISVDTSMGFTPLEGLLMGTRSGDLDPAIILHIMAREELSLHEGNTMLNKHSGLVGISGVSSDMREIIAAADGGNSNAKLALDIFCYRIKKYIGSYWAVLGDLDALIFTAGVGENSSVVRALSCSGMERMGIKIDEAKNNAVGGKEMDISTPDSKVRVLVIPTNEELVIAQDTQRIVEEKLKK; translated from the coding sequence GTGAAGATATTGATCCTCAACTGCGGTTCATCCTCGGTCAAATATCAGTTGATCGACACTGATTCGCAAATAGCGCTGGCCAAAGGTCTGGTCTCGCGTATTGGAATGTCCGAATCAGTTCTTACGCACAAACCGTGGGACCGTCCGGAGATCAAAGTCTCGGCAGAAATACTCGACCATATCGTCGCGGTTGAATATGTCGTTTCGATGCTCCTCTCCCCCAATCATGGCGTTATCAAAGATAAGAACGAGATCGACGCGATCGGTCACCGAGTGGTGCATGGCGGCGAAGAATTCACTGACTCAGTCCTGATCACACCGGACCTGATGTCTACCCTTCGTTCGTTGATTGAATTGGCACCGTTGCACAACCCGCACAATATCCGCGGTATCAACGCTTGTCTCAAAACTATGCCGAAAGTGCCGCAGGTGGCGGTGTTTGATACGGCTTTCCACTGGCGGATGCCCCCCCACGCGTACATTTATGGCATTCCGTACGTTTTCTACAAACGGTATGCCATCCGCAGATATGGGTTCCATGGAACCTCCCACAAGTATGTATGCACCCGTGCAGCGCATATGCTCGGGAAACCGCAGGAAGAACTGAAGCTGATCACAGCGCATTTGGGGAATGGCGCCTCAATGGCCGCAGTCGACAAAGGCATCTCGGTTGACACTTCGATGGGGTTCACCCCGCTCGAAGGTCTTCTGATGGGGACTCGTTCCGGAGATCTTGATCCGGCGATCATCCTGCATATCATGGCGCGCGAAGAGCTGTCGCTGCACGAAGGCAACACCATGCTGAACAAGCATTCCGGCTTGGTCGGCATATCGGGTGTCTCCTCGGATATGCGCGAGATCATAGCCGCGGCCGATGGCGGCAACAGTAATGCCAAGCTGGCGCTCGATATCTTTTGCTATCGCATCAAGAAGTATATCGGCTCCTACTGGGCGGTACTGGGCGATCTGGACGCCCTTATCTTCACCGCCGGTGTCGGCGAAAACTCCTCGGTGGTCCGCGCTCTCTCCTGCTCTGGTATGGAGCGGATGGGAATTAAGATCGACGAGGCCAAAAACAATGCGGTCGGCGGAAAAGAGATGGATATCTCGACTCCGGACTCAAAGGTCCGCGTGCTGGTGATCCCGACCAACGAAGAGTTGGTGATCGCGCAGGATACGCAGCGGATCGTCGAAGAGAAGCTGAAGAAGTGA
- the mdh gene encoding malate dehydrogenase, whose product MNKKIAVIGAGNVGASCALYLAEANFADIVLVDIVEGIPQGKALDLTQAGPVRGYNSRVTGSNDYADIKGADIVVMTAGLARKPGMTREDLLIKNAEIVGMAAENIKKYAPNAFVLVVSNPLDLMTFHMFKVTGFKTNKVFGQAGVLDSIRFRTFIAMELGCAVTDVQAMVLGGHGDTMVPLPRYTTVGGVPIAELMPKEKIDAICARTADGGGEIVRLLKTGSAFYAPAAASVDMVKAVFSDEKRTLAASAMLTGQYGIKDIYIGVPVVLGANGIEKILELKLDKNELEALQKSAATYKEHLQVLKY is encoded by the coding sequence ATGAACAAGAAGATCGCCGTCATCGGCGCTGGTAACGTCGGTGCGTCATGCGCACTGTATCTCGCGGAAGCGAATTTCGCGGATATCGTGCTGGTTGATATCGTCGAAGGTATTCCACAAGGCAAAGCTCTTGACTTGACTCAGGCCGGTCCGGTTCGCGGCTACAACAGCCGTGTCACCGGTTCCAATGACTACGCTGATATCAAAGGCGCTGACATCGTTGTCATGACCGCCGGACTTGCCCGTAAACCCGGCATGACCCGCGAAGATCTGTTGATCAAGAATGCCGAGATAGTCGGCATGGCCGCAGAGAACATCAAGAAGTATGCGCCGAATGCGTTTGTGCTTGTCGTTTCGAATCCGCTCGACCTGATGACTTTCCATATGTTCAAGGTCACCGGCTTCAAGACCAACAAAGTATTCGGTCAGGCTGGCGTGCTGGATTCTATCCGCTTCCGCACGTTTATCGCGATGGAGCTCGGCTGTGCAGTCACGGATGTCCAGGCGATGGTGCTGGGCGGTCATGGCGACACGATGGTTCCGCTTCCGCGCTACACCACAGTTGGCGGCGTGCCGATCGCAGAACTGATGCCGAAAGAGAAGATCGACGCTATCTGCGCCCGTACCGCTGACGGCGGCGGCGAGATCGTTCGTCTCCTCAAGACCGGCTCGGCATTCTACGCTCCGGCGGCGGCCTCGGTCGATATGGTCAAAGCCGTATTCTCTGATGAAAAGCGTACCCTGGCAGCCTCCGCGATGTTGACCGGCCAGTATGGCATCAAGGATATCTACATTGGCGTGCCGGTTGTCCTCGGCGCCAACGGCATCGAAAAGATCCTTGAACTGAAGCTCGACAAGAACGAACTTGAGGCGCTGCAGAAATCTGCCGCCACGTATAAAGAACATCTTCAGGTATTGAAGTACTAA
- a CDS encoding YdeI/OmpD-associated family protein gives MSAPKLTDPIYCPTRAKWRAWLKKNHATAPDVWLAYYKRHTGKPSITHDEAVEEAICFGWIDTTVRRIDEDSFAHRFTPRRKGSVWSVPNRERFARMEKAGMMTDAGKAALKDDSPTYTSTIRNLPPIPVPADLKKALAENKEAAENFKKLTEKYRQMCFRWITLAKRPETRTKRIAEFVDLTARKKRFGMK, from the coding sequence GTGAGCGCTCCCAAGTTGACCGATCCAATCTATTGTCCGACCCGCGCCAAGTGGCGCGCATGGCTTAAAAAGAACCATGCGACTGCCCCCGATGTCTGGCTCGCTTATTACAAACGACACACCGGGAAGCCATCGATAACGCATGATGAGGCGGTCGAAGAAGCAATCTGCTTTGGATGGATAGATACGACTGTCCGGCGGATCGACGAAGATTCCTTTGCTCATCGCTTTACTCCGCGCCGCAAAGGGTCGGTCTGGTCTGTGCCGAATCGCGAACGGTTCGCCAGGATGGAGAAGGCAGGGATGATGACCGATGCCGGAAAGGCGGCACTGAAGGACGACTCACCGACCTATACAAGCACCATTCGCAACCTCCCGCCGATCCCAGTTCCGGCGGACTTGAAGAAGGCATTGGCCGAAAACAAAGAAGCTGCGGAAAACTTCAAGAAACTCACGGAAAAGTACCGCCAGATGTGCTTCCGCTGGATCACCCTCGCGAAGCGCCCGGAGACCCGCACCAAGCGAATCGCTGAATTTGTTGACCTGACTGCCAGGAAAAAGCGATTTGGGATGAAGTAG